TTCGGCTTCATGGACTAAATCCCGTATCAGGTCTTCAACATCTCCACCCACGTAGCCTGTTTCGCTAAATTTAGTGGCGTCTCCCTTTACAAAAGGCACGCCGAGCTTTTGGGCCAAAAGCTTTACCATGTAGGTTTTCCCAACACCGGTGGGCCCTATCATGATGACGTTATTCTTCACGAAACCTGCGTCCTGAAAGCGCCCTCCCCGCTCAAGCATGTAACGCACCCTGCGGAAATGGGTGCAGATCTTGGTGGCAAGTACGGCTTTGGCTTCTTTTTGGCCAATAACGTATTCGTCAAGATAACTTTCTAAATCCTCAGGGGTTAAGTCAAAGTTGATAAGGGTTTGCTGGGAAGGTGCGCCTCTTTGGGCACGACCTTGGGTTCCAAAGCGAGGGACAGCCATCTTTTCTCCTATTAGTTTTTTTTGGCTTTTAGTATAAGACGGTAAAAATTTATCATCTTCCATATAGTTTATGCATGATACTTTTTGCTGGGATTATTGGCAAGAAGAACCTAAAGGGGACTCATGTCAATCACCAGCCTCAAACGATTGCCGTACCGGCTTTTGAGTTCATTCTCAACCTTTAGAAGCTCTTCGTGAAGTTCTTGACTCCTTTCCGCCACCACGAGATAATGAAGTTTTTCCTTACCCCGCAAACTCTTAAAAAGAGGGCCAATAAATTCTAGTCCCATATTCAGAAACAAGGGCTCTAAAAAAGCTGGAATCTCTTCAAGAATCTCCCTTTTAGTCGCAAGAATAAGCTCTGCTACCCTGCCAAAAGGCGGAAATTTATGTAAATGTCTGAACTCAAGTTCTCTTACAAAAAAGGCCTCATAACCTTCTTTTAAGCCAGCAAAAACATGATGAAAAGGTCTATATGTTTGCACTAAAAACTCAAATTTTTCGTTATTATGCGCTATTAAGCTTAATTTTTTAAGTAATTGGTAAGATTTTTCTGCTGCCAGATAACTTGCCTGAGAAAGAAGCTGGTCTGCAAGCACCACCGCAACAAGCCCTAGGCGAGGAAGAGGAGAAAACCTTCCCACTTTGGCAGTGCAAATCAAAATGTCTGTTTCTTCTGGTGAAAAATCGCCTTCTTCACTCTCAAGGCGTGCAAGCCTGGCTTGTGGAAAGAATTTCGCACAAATTTCTTCGAGGCGTTCTGTTCCCACCCCAAGGGTCTTTAAAACTTCGCCACTACAGGAAGGGCAAAGGGGAAAACCTTTTATTTTATAAGCACAATAAGGGCATTTAAGCATGCCTTTTGTTTTAAAGTAGTGAAGAGGCACATGACACCTGGGACAATCAAAAACGTGCCCACATGTTTCGCAGAGCACATGGGGGGCGTACCCCTTTATATTTAAAAAAAGAAGGGCCTGTTTGTTTCTGGCTAGTGTTTTTCGCAAGGCGTTAATAAGTTTCTGAGAAAAAAGGCCTTTATTTTCTCTAAGGTCAACAAGCTTTATTTCTCCTTGGGGCTTTTTTCCCGAGGAAAGACCATAGCGGCCGGTTTTGGCAAAATAGTAACTCTTAACCGAAGGTGCCCCTGAAGCCAAAACAATTTCTGTTTCTTCAAGCTTAGCACGCATAAGGGCAAGGTCACGAAAATTGGCCCTGAAACCCTCTTCTTGCTTATATCCCTGGTTTTCCTCTTCTTCCACTACGATGAGAGAAAGGTTTTTAAAAGGCAAAAAAAGGGCAAGGCGCGTGCCAATGACCAGTCGCGCATCTCCCTTTAAAACATGAAGCCACATATTTTTGCGTTTTGCAGGGGTTAGATCTCCGTAATAAAGAAGGGGGGACATTTTTTTTAATATTTCCGCATAATAAAAAAGAAGCTCCCTATCAGGGACAAGGAAAAGCACCGGGCCTTTTTCAAGAGAGGTCTTTACTTTTTCAAAGAGTTTTTCCGCCCGCAGCTTAAGTTTTTCAAAAAAATAAAGACTTGAATGATAGCCAGGGCTTAAAGGAACTTGCTCAGCAATTTCTTCGATTTTTTCGATTTTTCTTCTTTTGGGGAGCCGAAAAAAGCTTGCTGGTATGGCGCATCTGATGACTTCACCTTCAGGGGCTAGATGATAATCAGCAACCCATTTTAAAAAAGAAAGAAGTCTTTCAGGAACAAGAGGGGCCCCATCGATTACTTCTGTTATCTCTTTAAGGTCTCCAGCAAAAGTTGCCTCTCCCCATACCAGGCCTATCTTCTGGGTATTTTTAAAAGGAACAAGGACCCTTACGCCTTTTGGAATAGTTTCTTTGAAACGATAGGTAAGGGGCTTTAAACGATAGGGCAGGACCACATCAACTGCCCTGCCCTTTTCTTCCTTGGGCATGTTACTCAAGTTCTTTAAGTTTCTCTTTCAGGTAATTTTTCACCTTTTCGCCAAGTTGGGGGTGTTTTAAAGCAAAAGTTATCACCGCTTGCATAAAACCAAACTTATCCCCAGCATCATAGCGGGTACCCTTAAATTCGTATGCATAAACGGGATAATCGTCTTTTAGGGCGGAAAGGGCGTCTGTCAATTGAATCTCACCGCCTACACCGGGTTCTGTCTTGGCAAGATAATCAAAGATTTCTGGAATCAAGATATAGCGGCCAATGATGGCAAGGTCAGAGTCTATTTCGTCTGGAGCCGGCTTTTCCTTCATCTCCCGCACTCTGATAATCCCGTCACCGACTTTTTCGCCGGCTACGATACCATAACGGGAAACATCTTCTTTGGGCACGCGTTGAACCGCAATAACCGGGCCCTTAAAACGCTCAAACACCTCAAGCATCTGCTTAAGACACGGGGGCTCAGCATCTACTAAGTCATCTCCTAAGAGCACTGCAAAGGGCTCCCTTCCAACCACATGGCGCGTTACGTAAATGGCGTGTCCTAGGCCAAGGGGTTTTTTCTGGCGCACAGAAACAATATCTTCAATAAGATTGGTCACCCTGCGCACTTCTTCTAAAAGGTCATATTTGCCCTTTGCCTCCAGATATGATTCAAGTTCGTAGGAATAGTCAAAGTGGTTTTCAATGGCGGACTTCCCAGCAGCAGTGACCAAAATAACTTGTTTGACGCCTGAGGTTACGGCTTCTTCAACAATATATTGGATGGTAGGACGATCAACCACCGTAAGCATTTCCTTGGGAATGGCTTTTGTAGCGGGTAAAAAGCGCGTTCCTAGCCCAGCCACAGGAAGAACCGCCTTTTTGATACTCTGCGACATATACCTCCTCCCTCTTATCAGCTTTTTAGGGATAGATAAGTCTTAGTATTTAAAAAAGCAAGTTAAATTTCTTTGCCAAGGGCCTCTTCTACCTGCTTAAGAGGGGTATAAAAGTCTTTCCAGATTTTTTGCCCCCGCTCAAGAACATCGGCAAAGCGTTCAAGATCAGAAGAGTTCATGACCATTTCTATGCTTTTAAGATAGGCAAGGCGTGGATCAAGAGTCCTTGCACGAGAAGAAATCCATACCACAAACATCTGCCTACGCTCAGGCATGGGCAAAGAATTCAAAATAGCAAGATATGGCTTGATAGCATTTTCGTCTTCCGTAACAAAGACAATGAGCGCGGGGGTGTTAAAGCGGAGCCATTGATTCAACAACGAAGGTTTCTTGATGGTGCGTACTTCATAGCCGCTCTGAGTTAGCTTTTTTAGAAAAGCGGCTCTATCACCATCGCCTTCCCAAAAAACAAGAGCAAGGGGTTTGTCAAGCAAAAAGGTAGGTTCGCTTAGACTTTCAACGCTTTCAAGGGCTCCACCACACTCGGGACAGGGAAGGGACAAAAAAGTCAGATCTTCGCGTTCTCCTTTTAATTGGTAGCGTTTCCCACATTTGGTGCATCTTACTTCGCTCACCATTTCCTCCTGGATTCGATTTCAACGGTAAGGGTTTCTTCAAGGTCGCTTGTTCTTTCCCCTCTTTTGGTTTTTATC
The DNA window shown above is from Thermodesulfatator atlanticus DSM 21156 and carries:
- the priA gene encoding replication restart helicase PriA: MPKEEKGRAVDVVLPYRLKPLTYRFKETIPKGVRVLVPFKNTQKIGLVWGEATFAGDLKEITEVIDGAPLVPERLLSFLKWVADYHLAPEGEVIRCAIPASFFRLPKRRKIEKIEEIAEQVPLSPGYHSSLYFFEKLKLRAEKLFEKVKTSLEKGPVLFLVPDRELLFYYAEILKKMSPLLYYGDLTPAKRKNMWLHVLKGDARLVIGTRLALFLPFKNLSLIVVEEEENQGYKQEEGFRANFRDLALMRAKLEETEIVLASGAPSVKSYYFAKTGRYGLSSGKKPQGEIKLVDLRENKGLFSQKLINALRKTLARNKQALLFLNIKGYAPHVLCETCGHVFDCPRCHVPLHYFKTKGMLKCPYCAYKIKGFPLCPSCSGEVLKTLGVGTERLEEICAKFFPQARLARLESEEGDFSPEETDILICTAKVGRFSPLPRLGLVAVVLADQLLSQASYLAAEKSYQLLKKLSLIAHNNEKFEFLVQTYRPFHHVFAGLKEGYEAFFVRELEFRHLHKFPPFGRVAELILATKREILEEIPAFLEPLFLNMGLEFIGPLFKSLRGKEKLHYLVVAERSQELHEELLKVENELKSRYGNRLRLVIDMSPL
- the galU gene encoding UTP--glucose-1-phosphate uridylyltransferase GalU, with the translated sequence MSQSIKKAVLPVAGLGTRFLPATKAIPKEMLTVVDRPTIQYIVEEAVTSGVKQVILVTAAGKSAIENHFDYSYELESYLEAKGKYDLLEEVRRVTNLIEDIVSVRQKKPLGLGHAIYVTRHVVGREPFAVLLGDDLVDAEPPCLKQMLEVFERFKGPVIAVQRVPKEDVSRYGIVAGEKVGDGIIRVREMKEKPAPDEIDSDLAIIGRYILIPEIFDYLAKTEPGVGGEIQLTDALSALKDDYPVYAYEFKGTRYDAGDKFGFMQAVITFALKHPQLGEKVKNYLKEKLKELE